From Nitrososphaerales archaeon:
GGTGGTTGAGTGGGCGCCGCCAGAGGAGAAAGAGATGGTGAAGGGCACTGAGGCGATAGTCAACCCGGGGCTTGGGTGCGGAAGGTGCGACAAGTGCCTGCTGGGGAGGGACGACCAGTGCAGGTACTACACGATAATCGGCTACGGCATCGACGGCGGCTACGCCGAGCTCGTTAAAGTCCCCAGGATCAACGTGCTCCCGAAGCCGAAGGGGATGGGATTCGTCGAGGCGGCTTCGTTCCCCCTCGTCTTCCTCACGGCATATCACATGCTCGTCACCAAGGCACGCCTGCAGGCGGGCGAGAAGGTGCTCGTCCTGGGAGCCGGGTCCGGCGTTGGCTCTGCGTCAATCCAGGTGGCCAAGCTCTTCGGCGCGGAGGTCATAGCCACTGTGGGCGACGATGGCAAGCTGGCGAAGGCCAAGCAGCTGGGCGCTGACCATGTCATCAACCACTACAAACAGGATGTGCTGGAACAGGTCAAGACGATCACGGACGGGGCGGGCGTGGACGTCGTGGTGGAACACGTGGGGAAGGCCACCTGGGACAAGAGCGTGAGGGCGCTCGCGAAGGGCGGGAGGCTGGTCACGTGCGGGGCGACCACGGGGGCCGAGGTGACGACGGACCTGAGGTACGTCTTCAACAGGGAGGTCACGATATACGGCAGCTTCATGGCTGGCAAGGGAGAGCTCCTCAAGGTGGTCGAGCTCTTCGAGGCCGGGAGGCTGAAGACCGTCGTGGACTCGACATTCCCGCTCGTGAAGGCGGCCGAGGCGCAGGTGAGGATGGAGAAGAGCCAGCACTTCGGGAAGATAGTCCTGACCGTCTAACGGACTATTTCATAGGAGTACGATATCTTCACGCCCGGTCTCAGGGTGGCAGCCACGCTGCAGAATTTCGACATGCTGTCGTCAACCGCCTCGTCCACGAACTTCTTTTCGAGGTCCCCCGCTAGGACATACTTCACATCGATTGTCTGCCATGGCTTCGGGTACCCGTGCTCCGGCCGGCTGCCAGTTAGCAGCACTTTGAGAGACTTCAGTTTCTGCTTCCTCTTCTTCAGAATGGCCACCACGTCCATCCCAGAACAAGCCCCCAGCGACGTGAGCACCGCCCGCATCGGGCTGATGCCCTTTGGAGTTGGGTCGTCAGAATCATAGACCACCGAGTGGCCCTTCAGGTCTGTCCCTACGAACAGGTAGTCGCCGGCCCAGGACACCTCTGCGAGCCAGTTTTCCTTACTCGACCTCGACCGCCACCGGTTTCGACTTCGCCGACAACTCGCCCTTCTCTATGAAGCTGCGCCTTCCCCACCTGACGCTCGCCGAACCCGCAAGCCAGTGCCTCCCCTTCCCGAGCTCGTCGGCCGGGATCTCGAATGACTTCGCCACGTCCAGCATCCTCGACTTCGCGTCCTCAACGTTCAGCGGGATCTGCGGCGGCCCGCCGTCCTCAGGCATTATCATCACCCAGATCCTGTAGGGAAGGTCCGGGTCGCGGCTCCAGTAGAAGCTCGCCTTCCTGACCTCCTTCTTGATCTGCGCCAGCTGCTTGAACCTGATGCCGCGCTGGACGCCCACAGTGGCCCCAATCGTCAGCCTCACTATCTTGTCGTAGTCCTCCCATGCGACAGTCCACACGTCTGGATGGAAAGACTCGCGGAGCCCTCCGACGACCCTGAAACCTAGGTTGACCAGGACGGGTTCGTTCCTGGAGTAGGTCTTCTTGTCGGTCATCAGCTCGACGTCGGTCAGATTGCTCGGAGCCCACGAGTACTGCTGCCTCCTGTTCTTCAGGGGCATGTCGTGGAAGTGCCAGTGTGGCGAATAAAAGGGTGATTGCAGCCGTCGAGCTAGGCCTGCTTTTCTGAGGAATACGCATCCGCTGGACGCGGGGAGGGGAGTTCTTCGATGGGGATGGAGGCGGTAGCCAAGAGACTACTGCATACTTGGAATGGGCATGGTTTAAATCATGACTCTGTGTGCGATATCGCGTATCAGGGGCGAGGGGGTTATAGTGTTAGAGGAGCCGGAGTCTCGGAAGGACATAAACGTCCTAACGGCGCAATTAGTGCACCTCATTACCGAGCTTGGGCCGGACATACCAGAGATTTCGAGGCGGCTCGGCCAGTTCAAGGAGTCCGTCAGGTACAGGTATAAGGAGAAGATACTTGGGAAGGGATTCGGAATATTCGGATCGATAGATCATGAGAAACTCGGGCTGAAACGCGTCGTCCTATTCGCGGACTTCGCTCCGGAGTACAGGGAATATGCGCAGGCGGTCTTGACGGCGATGAACGAACTCTGCTACGTGGTCTACTTCGAGAAGAGGATGATTGATGACGATTATTTGATAATGGCAAGCGTGCCCTCAGAGTACGTGGAGGCGTTCATATCCTTCATGGTCAAGCTGAAGGAAAACGGCCTCTTTACCAAGCTCGGGACAACCACCTTCGACTGGTTCAGAAACATCCCCATGCGCGCAGAGCTTTACAACTTTGACACCGGAAGATGGGACTTCGACTGGTCGCCTCTGACAACTTCCGAAGCCGCTTCGCACAGACCATCGGAAAGAGTGAAATTCGATTACACCGACCTTCTCATACTCAAGGAACTCCAGATAGACGCCACGAAGACGTTGACGGAGATGGCGAAGAAGCTGAACGTGAATTACAAGATGCTTGTGTGGCACTACCGCAACCATGTGAGAGACAGGGGGATGGTCAGAGGATACGCAGAGGTATGGATGGGAACCAAGTATGACACCAGGATTGAGAAGGCACTCAACAGGAGGCACAGGTATCAGAAGCTCGTTCTCGTAGCGAAAAACTTGAGGGAAGTTGATAGGATGAAGTTGATGTCGGCAATGAACGGGTTACCCTTTCTATGGTCCGAATCCGTGGGAGCCACTTGTTATGCCTGCGAGCTCTTCTTCCCGGTTGAGATGGTTACCGAGGCCCTGCAGTATCTAACCAAAGCAACTGCCAATGTCAAGGAGACGACCAGCATCATGTTCATGGACCAAACCCAAGCCCTTG
This genomic window contains:
- a CDS encoding zinc-binding dehydrogenase is translated as MKAVRFHRHGGPEVLQYEEAPDPKPNSDEVLVKVKACALNHLDLWARNGLPNVQIPLPHISGSDVSGVVEWAPPEEKEMVKGTEAIVNPGLGCGRCDKCLLGRDDQCRYYTIIGYGIDGGYAELVKVPRINVLPKPKGMGFVEAASFPLVFLTAYHMLVTKARLQAGEKVLVLGAGSGVGSASIQVAKLFGAEVIATVGDDGKLAKAKQLGADHVINHYKQDVLEQVKTITDGAGVDVVVEHVGKATWDKSVRALAKGGRLVTCGATTGAEVTTDLRYVFNREVTIYGSFMAGKGELLKVVELFEAGRLKTVVDSTFPLVKAAEAQVRMEKSQHFGKIVLTV
- a CDS encoding OsmC family protein, giving the protein MSWAGDYLFVGTDLKGHSVVYDSDDPTPKGISPMRAVLTSLGACSGMDVVAILKKRKQKLKSLKVLLTGSRPEHGYPKPWQTIDVKYVLAGDLEKKFVDEAVDDSMSKFCSVAATLRPGVKISYSYEIVR